From a single Brassica napus cultivar Da-Ae chromosome C9, Da-Ae, whole genome shotgun sequence genomic region:
- the LOC106392079 gene encoding uncharacterized protein LOC106392079 produces the protein MRNSVETVNAAATAIVTAESRVQPSSVQKRRWGNCWSLNSCFGSQKNNTRIGNAVLVPEPIASGAPAISIQNSTTSIAPPSSPASFLQSDSSSVSHTPVGPLSLTSNTFSPKEPQSVFSAGPYANETQPVTPPVFSALITEPSTASFTPPPESSLHITTPSSPEVPFAQLLTSSLELTRRDSSGTNQKFSSSHYEFRSNQVCPGSPGGGNLISPGSVVSNSGTSSPYPGKSPMVEFRIGEPPKFLGFEHFTARKWGSRFGSGSITPVGHGSGMGSGALTPNGPGMVSGNNTAWPQISEVESLANSDHGSEVIVADHRVSFELTGEDVARCLASKLNRSHDRMNNNDRIEIDERRSIERLSDIDRLTEQQRIHQLSSSSVGSSKEFKFDNTKEENSEKVAGNSWSFFPGLRS, from the exons ATGAGAAACAGCGTTGAGACTGTGAACGCAGCCGCTACCGCCATCGTCACCGCCGAGTCTCGTGTTCAGCCCTCGTCTGTTCag AAGAGAAGGTGGGGAAACTGCTGGAGCTTAAACTCCTGTTTTGGATCTCAAAAGAACAACACACGGATTGGTAACGCCGTCCTAGTACCTGAACCCATTGCATCTGGAGCTCCGGCGATTTCAATCCAAAACTCAACCACTTCGATAGCACCTCCGTCATCTCCAGCTTCGTTTCTTCAGTCTGATTCCTCATCTGTCTCTCATACCCCTGTTGGTCCACTCTCTCTTACAAGCAATACATTCTCCCCTAAGGAACCTCAGTCCGTCTTCTCTGCTGGACCATATGCTAACGAAACTCAACCCGTCACTCCTCCGGTCTTCTCCGCATTGATAACCGAACCATCCACTGCCTCATTCACTCCACCTCCGGAATCATCACTCCATATAACCACGCCTTCTTCCCCTGAAGTTCCCTTTGCTCAGTTGCTTACATCTTCCTTGGAGCTTACTCGGAGGGATAGCAGCGGGACGAATCAAAAGTTCTCGTCTTCACATTACGAGTTTCGGTCTAACCAAGTGTGTCCGGGGAGTCCTGGTGGCGGTAACTTAATCTCCCCTGGCTCAGTGGTTTCAAACTCCGGTACATCTTCTCCTTACCCCGGTAAATCGCCCATGGTTGAGTTTCGTATCGGTGAGCCTCCAAAGTTCCTTGGTTTTGAGCATTTCACTGCTCGTAAATGGGGATCCAGGTTTGGTTCTGGATCAATCACTCCTGTTGGCCACGGTTCAGGGATGGGTTCAGGCGCATTGACACCAAATGGTCCTGGGATGGTTTCTGGAAACAACACTGCATGGCCACAGATCTCTGAGGTCGAGTCTCTGGCTAATTCGGATCACGGGTCTGAAGTCATTGTAGCGGATCACAGAGTCTCGTTTGAGTTAACAGGTGAGGACGTTGCACGTTGTCTTGCTAGCAAGCTGAACAGATCACATGACAGAATGAACAACAATGACCGGATTGAGATAGATGAGAGAAGAAGCATAGAGAGATTGTCAGATATAGATAGATTGACCGAGCAGCAGAGGATTCATCAGCTCAGTTCCTCGTCGGTTGGATCTAGCAAAGAATTCAAATTTGATAACACGAAGGAAGAGAATAGTGAGAAAGTCGCAGGAAACAGCTGGAGTTTCTTCCCGGGGTTACGATCTTAA
- the LOC106392080 gene encoding uncharacterized protein LOC106392080, producing the protein MSGGVGPTYNDIALPKDEYHHAVGKTTGFFSFRQLNVLAIILVLSASGLVTIIDFLFALLTFIYFFFIAKVVFPPHENPNRDAPLTSSTNKFFRFYVACAGIVGLLLPICYIFEGLLEDDKRGVSAAAPHVFLLASQVFMEGLAATFGFSSPARILVPIVYNARRVLTLVEWIMDEFSRESPASATGVGTVSERRMFAGKVLSAVNLGVWSFNLFGVLIPVYLPRAFKRYYGSSKEN; encoded by the coding sequence ATGTCTGGAGGTGTCGGTCCGACTTATAACGACATAGCCTTGCCAAAAGACGAATACCATCACGCTGTCGGAAAAACCACCGGATTCTTTTCGTTCCGGCAACTAAACGTCCTTGCAATAATCCTCGTCCTCTCCGCAAGCGGTCTCGTCACAATAATAGATTTTCTATTCGCACTCCTCACCTTCAtctacttcttcttcatcgcCAAAGTAGTCTTCCCTCCACACGAGAATCCGAACCGAGACGCGCCTCTCACAAGCTCCACCAACAAGTTTTTCCGTTTCTATGTAGCTTGCGCGGGGATCGTCGGGCTCTTACTTCCCATCTGCTACATCTTCGAAGGACTCCTAGAGGACGATAAACGCGGTGTGAGCGCAGCTGCTCCGCACGTGTTCCTTCTGGCGAGTCAGGTTTTCATGGAGGGATTAGCGGCCACGTTTGGCTTCTCTTCTCCGGCTCGGATCCTCGTACCGATCGTTTACAACGCTAGGAGGGTCCTTACTCTCGTGGAGTGGATTATGGACGAGTTCTCAAGGGAATCTCCGGCGTCTGCCACGGGGGTGGGGACGGTTTCGGAGCGGCGTATGTTTGCCGGGAAAGTTTTGTCGGCGGTGAACTTAGGGGTTTGGTCGTTTAATCTCTTTGGTGTTCTGATCCCGGTTTATCTACCGAGAGCTTTCAAAAGGTATTACGGCTCCAGCAAGGAGAATTGA